A section of the Vespa velutina chromosome 6, iVesVel2.1, whole genome shotgun sequence genome encodes:
- the LOC124949860 gene encoding leucine-rich melanocyte differentiation-associated protein-like isoform X2 yields the protein MAAERQQQDFNRSALTIDGERAWYTGQRAHKIPNGLVHVVGCDCISLDLSYNELTSVTALKDFSKLEELILDNNRLRDLKTLPSMPSLTTLSLNNNKITNIDDALEKIRDCCPIIGYVSLLGNPGCPDQLTNPNSTDENDYERYRLYAIYTLPSTLRFLDSRVITLKERNDGKNRGRYSKTIKAFTNQTNDNLISLPLPNEFDDAYFNIRYTPLPITNRTPQDHRGSL from the exons ATGGCGGCAGAAAGGCAACAACAAGATTTTAATAGGAGTGCATTGACGATCGACGGTGAGCGG gcTTGGTACACCGGACAACGAGCTCATAAAATTCCCAATGGTTTGGTCCATGTCGTTGGTTGTGATTGTATAAGTTTGGATCTTTCTTACAATGAATTAACCTCGGTCACGGCATTAAAGGATTTCTCTAAATTGGAGGAATTAATATTGGACAATAATCGGCTACGCGATTTAAAAACATTACCTTCTATGCCATCTCTAACAACTTTGAGCCTGAATAACAATAAG ataacAAACATAGACGATGCCTTAGAAAAGATACGTGATTGTTGTCCTATTATCGGTTATGTGAGTCTCTTAGGAAATCCGGGATGTCCCGATCAGTTAACAAATCCAAATTCAACAGACGAGAACGATTACGAACGTTACAGGTTATATGCGATTTATACATTACCATCAACTTTACGGTTTCTCGATTCACGGGTAATCactttgaaagagagaaacgacggGAAAAATCGTGGAAGATATTCGAAAACGATTAAAGCGTTCACAAATCAAAccaatgataatttaataagctTACCACTTCCAAATGAATTTGACGACGcttatttcaatattagaTATACGCCATTGCCAATAACTAATCGTACACCACAAGATCACCGAg GCAGTTTATAG
- the LOC124949860 gene encoding leucine-rich melanocyte differentiation-associated protein-like isoform X1, protein MAAERQQQDFNRSALTIDGERAWYTGQRAHKIPNGLVHVVGCDCISLDLSYNELTSVTALKDFSKLEELILDNNRLRDLKTLPSMPSLTTLSLNNNKITNIDDALEKIRDCCPIIGYVSLLGNPGCPDQLTNPNSTDENDYERYRLYAIYTLPSTLRFLDSRVITLKERNDGKNRGRYSKTIKAFTNQTNDNLISLPLPNEFDDAYFNIRYTPLPITNRTPQDHRGAFGKCKYRYSGKNSEGNRFIFNKDL, encoded by the exons ATGGCGGCAGAAAGGCAACAACAAGATTTTAATAGGAGTGCATTGACGATCGACGGTGAGCGG gcTTGGTACACCGGACAACGAGCTCATAAAATTCCCAATGGTTTGGTCCATGTCGTTGGTTGTGATTGTATAAGTTTGGATCTTTCTTACAATGAATTAACCTCGGTCACGGCATTAAAGGATTTCTCTAAATTGGAGGAATTAATATTGGACAATAATCGGCTACGCGATTTAAAAACATTACCTTCTATGCCATCTCTAACAACTTTGAGCCTGAATAACAATAAG ataacAAACATAGACGATGCCTTAGAAAAGATACGTGATTGTTGTCCTATTATCGGTTATGTGAGTCTCTTAGGAAATCCGGGATGTCCCGATCAGTTAACAAATCCAAATTCAACAGACGAGAACGATTACGAACGTTACAGGTTATATGCGATTTATACATTACCATCAACTTTACGGTTTCTCGATTCACGGGTAATCactttgaaagagagaaacgacggGAAAAATCGTGGAAGATATTCGAAAACGATTAAAGCGTTCACAAATCAAAccaatgataatttaataagctTACCACTTCCAAATGAATTTGACGACGcttatttcaatattagaTATACGCCATTGCCAATAACTAATCGTACACCACAAGATCACCGAg gtGCATTTGGAAAATGCAAGTATCGTTATTCTGGCAAAAATTCGGAAGGCAACAGATTTATCTTCAACAAGGATCTatga